A genomic region of Rhodococcus pyridinivorans contains the following coding sequences:
- a CDS encoding rhodanese-like domain-containing protein, whose protein sequence is MTNEQQIRRADRTRDGDPQNVPRPLEGEADRTVVETTWGEVQPMQVVAGVATVGELEVIELLDRGAALVDTRVPDSRSGVSLPGAVNIPHEDIVARKDELDTARTTIVFCNGPQCPQSPDAIRKLIDAGYPASALAYYRGGLHDWATLGYPLASV, encoded by the coding sequence GTGACGAACGAGCAGCAGATCAGGCGTGCCGATCGTACGCGCGACGGCGATCCCCAGAACGTTCCCCGCCCGCTGGAGGGTGAAGCCGACCGCACGGTGGTGGAGACGACCTGGGGCGAGGTGCAGCCGATGCAGGTGGTGGCGGGCGTGGCGACCGTCGGTGAACTCGAGGTGATCGAACTGCTCGACCGGGGCGCTGCGCTGGTGGACACGCGGGTGCCCGATTCCCGGAGCGGGGTGAGCCTCCCCGGTGCCGTGAACATCCCGCACGAGGATATCGTCGCGAGAAAGGACGAGCTCGATACCGCCCGGACGACGATCGTCTTCTGCAACGGTCCCCAGTGCCCTCAGTCGCCCGACGCGATCCGGAAGCTGATCGACGCGGGATATCCCGCGTCCGCGCTCGCCTACTACCGCGGAGGCCTGCACGATTGGGCGACTCTGGGATACCCCCTCGCTTCGGTCTGA
- a CDS encoding EamA family transporter has product MPFRDRLLAFTVVVLWGCNFLAIRLGLDHFPPFFFAGLRFAIIAVPVLLFIPRPAVPLRWLLLYGAGFGFAQFAFLFWAMEAGLPTGLASLVLQSSAPFTVLLAVLFLRERFDGVRLAGLVVAVSGMVIVAVGQGAADASLIPMTLAVLAGLSWAVGNIATRKAGAADPMRLMLWMCVVPVLPFFGISWFVEGPQAWSTLDTVVTTLDGGLALAGLIYVVLAGTIAGTGIYASLLSRYPAGAVAPLSLMVPVVGFTVAWITLGERPAPSSLIGGVIVIVGALAAQGGHRSVTSRTLLRRHNAPAPVEHSPTWEPAQESPHVDGSHCAQPEPPRGRPRRPDAVRAR; this is encoded by the coding sequence ATGCCGTTCCGGGACCGTCTGCTCGCGTTCACCGTCGTGGTGCTCTGGGGATGCAACTTCCTCGCGATCAGACTGGGCCTCGACCACTTCCCGCCGTTCTTCTTCGCCGGACTGCGCTTCGCGATCATCGCCGTCCCGGTCCTGCTGTTCATCCCGCGACCCGCCGTTCCCCTGCGCTGGCTCCTGCTCTACGGCGCCGGGTTCGGCTTCGCCCAGTTCGCCTTCCTGTTCTGGGCGATGGAGGCCGGTCTACCCACGGGCCTCGCGTCGCTCGTACTGCAGTCGTCCGCACCCTTCACGGTCCTGCTCGCCGTATTGTTCTTGCGCGAACGGTTCGACGGCGTCCGCCTCGCCGGTCTCGTCGTCGCCGTGTCCGGCATGGTGATCGTCGCCGTAGGGCAGGGCGCCGCGGACGCGAGCCTGATCCCCATGACCCTCGCCGTGCTCGCCGGTCTGTCGTGGGCGGTCGGCAACATCGCGACCCGCAAGGCGGGCGCTGCCGACCCCATGCGCCTGATGCTGTGGATGTGCGTCGTGCCCGTGCTCCCCTTCTTCGGAATCTCCTGGTTCGTCGAGGGCCCGCAGGCGTGGTCGACCCTCGATACCGTCGTCACCACCCTGGACGGGGGCCTGGCGCTGGCCGGACTCATCTACGTCGTCCTGGCGGGCACGATCGCCGGCACCGGCATCTACGCCTCGCTGCTGTCGCGCTATCCCGCCGGGGCCGTCGCGCCGCTCTCCCTCATGGTGCCGGTCGTCGGGTTCACCGTCGCGTGGATCACGCTCGGCGAGCGACCGGCACCGTCCTCCCTGATCGGCGGTGTGATCGTCATCGTCGGAGCCCTCGCCGCCCAGGGCGGACACCGCAGTGTGACGAGCAGGACGCTCCTCCGGCGACACAACGCTCCCGCGCCTGTGGAACACTCGCCGACGTGGGAACCAGCACAGGAATCACCGCACGTGGACGGCTCGCATTGCGCGCAGCCCGAGCCGCCGCGTGGGCGTCCCAGAAGGCCGGACGCGGTAAGGGCTCGATGA
- a CDS encoding SDR family NAD(P)-dependent oxidoreductase: MGWFEERAGLAGAVAVITGGAGGLGESIVRDLAANGVRPAVLDIDADAAEALRSDLVAAGTECLVHCGDVRDPAVLAGLFDAVDERWGRVDILVNIVGGTFRSPFVDTSPKGWDALVRTNLSHVLQACSLAVPRMREGGRGGSIVNITTIEAHRAAPGYAVYSAAKAAVEQFARTLSVEVAPYGIRVNNVAPDFVPTPGLEKLAVGEHALADATSAGIAIPMGRVGHVHDVSNCVVFLASGLSSFVTGTTLHPDGGVLASSGWFNWPGTGWANYAPASVLEGMSSVPAG; encoded by the coding sequence ATGGGGTGGTTCGAGGAACGCGCAGGGCTCGCCGGGGCGGTTGCGGTGATCACGGGTGGCGCGGGTGGGCTCGGGGAGTCGATCGTCCGGGACCTCGCGGCCAACGGCGTGCGCCCGGCCGTTCTGGATATCGACGCGGATGCCGCCGAAGCGCTCCGCTCCGATCTCGTCGCCGCGGGAACCGAGTGTCTCGTGCACTGCGGCGACGTCCGCGATCCTGCCGTCCTGGCCGGCCTGTTCGATGCGGTGGACGAACGGTGGGGACGCGTCGACATCCTGGTGAACATCGTCGGCGGCACCTTCCGGTCGCCCTTCGTCGACACCTCGCCGAAGGGCTGGGATGCCCTCGTGCGTACCAACCTGTCCCACGTGCTGCAGGCGTGCTCGCTCGCAGTTCCCCGGATGCGGGAGGGCGGACGCGGCGGGAGCATCGTGAACATCACGACGATCGAGGCGCACCGGGCCGCACCCGGCTATGCGGTCTACTCCGCGGCGAAGGCGGCCGTCGAGCAGTTCGCCCGGACTCTCTCCGTGGAGGTGGCACCGTACGGGATCCGGGTGAACAACGTCGCTCCCGATTTCGTGCCCACTCCCGGACTGGAGAAACTCGCAGTCGGGGAGCATGCTCTGGCCGACGCCACCAGTGCCGGGATCGCGATTCCGATGGGACGTGTGGGGCACGTCCACGATGTCTCGAACTGCGTGGTGTTCCTCGCATCCGGGTTGTCGTCGTTCGTCACCGGGACGACCCTCCACCCCGACGGCGGCGTCCTCGCGTCGTCGGGGTGGTTCAACTGGCCGGGCACCGGCTGGGCGAACTACGCCCCGGCGAGCGTCCTCGAAGGGATGTCGTCGGTACCTGCCGGCTGA
- a CDS encoding type 1 glutamine amidotransferase: MSESTVRIGLVLPDVMGTYGDGGNALVLRQRLRMRGHDAEIVEIGLNDPVPESLDLYTLGGAEDAAQRLATRHLQRYPGLQRAAERGAPVLAICAAIQVLGHWYETSSGERVDGVGILDATTSPQQTRAIGEIVIRPTLSGLTQPLTGFENHRGGTTLGSDATGLGRVDRGVGNGVGDGLEGAVQGSVIGTYLHGPVLARNPELADHLLMRALGVDSLPPLDLPEVDLLRQERLRA, from the coding sequence ATGTCTGAGTCGACCGTCCGCATCGGACTCGTCCTGCCCGACGTGATGGGCACCTACGGCGACGGAGGCAACGCCCTGGTGCTGCGCCAGCGCCTGCGGATGCGCGGTCACGACGCCGAGATCGTCGAGATCGGACTGAACGATCCCGTCCCCGAGTCCCTCGATCTCTACACCCTCGGTGGTGCCGAGGACGCCGCGCAGCGACTGGCCACGCGGCACCTGCAGCGTTATCCGGGTCTGCAGCGCGCCGCCGAGCGCGGAGCGCCCGTGCTGGCCATCTGTGCCGCGATCCAGGTGCTCGGCCACTGGTACGAGACGTCCTCGGGCGAACGCGTCGACGGTGTCGGCATCCTCGACGCGACCACCTCGCCGCAGCAGACCCGCGCGATCGGCGAGATTGTCATCCGCCCCACCCTCTCCGGCCTCACCCAGCCGCTGACGGGATTCGAGAACCACCGCGGTGGAACGACTCTCGGGTCCGATGCCACCGGACTCGGCCGCGTCGACCGCGGTGTCGGCAACGGCGTGGGCGACGGACTCGAAGGTGCCGTGCAGGGTTCGGTGATCGGCACCTATCTGCACGGTCCCGTGCTCGCCCGCAATCCCGAGCTCGCCGATCATCTCCTGATGCGCGCTCTGGGAGTCGACTCGCTGCCGCCGCTGGATCTGCCCGAGGTCGATCTGCTGCGGCAGGAACGGTTGCGCGCCTGA
- a CDS encoding TetR/AcrR family transcriptional regulator, translating to MARRRGWGGSPPADDEEASQRIVAAAVDLIDRTGAEINIADVAQSLGVIRQTVYRYFPSADALMRAAAIASVEGFLERLTRQVAGLDDPVEAMTEGVVYTLAEVRRTPHLGILLSSTYSNPHPEAIASEEAWMFGMAMIKRFDVDWEEHGYDDDSLAELVEYVLRTMQSFFVSPGTPPRSDDDLRRYLRRWMGTAMLAQREWDSGNPAKRDCSPVESGS from the coding sequence GTGGCACGTAGACGTGGGTGGGGTGGGAGTCCTCCCGCCGACGACGAAGAGGCGTCGCAGCGGATCGTTGCCGCCGCCGTCGACCTGATCGACCGGACCGGCGCGGAGATCAACATCGCCGATGTGGCCCAGTCCCTCGGGGTGATCCGCCAGACGGTCTACCGCTACTTCCCCAGCGCGGACGCCCTCATGCGTGCGGCCGCCATCGCCTCGGTCGAAGGATTCCTGGAACGACTCACCCGGCAGGTCGCGGGACTCGACGATCCGGTCGAGGCCATGACCGAAGGTGTGGTCTACACGCTCGCGGAGGTGCGTCGCACCCCGCATCTCGGCATCCTGCTGTCGAGCACCTATTCGAACCCGCATCCCGAAGCGATCGCCTCGGAGGAGGCGTGGATGTTCGGCATGGCGATGATCAAGCGGTTCGACGTCGACTGGGAGGAACACGGCTACGACGACGACTCCCTCGCGGAGCTGGTCGAGTACGTGCTGCGCACGATGCAGTCGTTCTTCGTCTCGCCGGGAACCCCGCCACGCTCCGACGACGATCTGCGCCGCTACCTGCGACGATGGATGGGTACGGCGATGCTCGCCCAGCGGGAGTGGGATTCCGGCAATCCCGCGAAGCGCGACTGCTCTCCCGTAGAGTCCGGCTCGTGA
- a CDS encoding metal-dependent hydrolase codes for MTNLQVRKMRFAFADYDVPFLWNEENPAFSSMANAVSFLAIGFEKMIVNMIREITPRITDPEVLEEANAFMYQEGQHSTAHRQHVKGLIKSYPELQETLDDVIGAFDKLTAETSPEYRLAYTADLEATFTPVFKLMLDNDAALFRPGDDRVASLFIWHFVEEVEHRSSALIIFDAVVGSDLYRMRQAPSVFKHVLDVIAIACEGFNKHVPLEERKIDTMSMFASHRRKQNLRRRLPFLQYQDHGPMPRAFDVLPLGEQLVALVGIIRSQMPKHNPDHEKLPALADVWFRRFDEGYDVSHWYTAETVGGRNN; via the coding sequence ATGACGAACCTGCAGGTCCGCAAGATGCGTTTCGCATTCGCGGATTACGACGTGCCGTTCCTGTGGAACGAGGAGAACCCGGCCTTCTCGAGCATGGCCAACGCCGTCTCGTTCCTCGCGATCGGCTTCGAGAAGATGATCGTCAACATGATCCGCGAGATCACCCCGCGCATCACCGATCCCGAGGTCCTCGAAGAGGCCAACGCCTTCATGTACCAGGAGGGGCAGCACTCCACCGCCCACCGGCAGCACGTGAAGGGACTGATCAAGAGCTATCCGGAGTTGCAGGAGACGCTCGACGACGTCATCGGCGCCTTCGACAAGCTCACCGCCGAGACTTCCCCCGAATACCGCCTCGCGTACACCGCCGATCTCGAGGCGACCTTCACTCCCGTCTTCAAGCTCATGCTCGACAACGACGCGGCGCTCTTCCGCCCCGGCGACGACCGGGTCGCCTCGTTGTTCATCTGGCATTTCGTCGAGGAGGTCGAACACCGCAGTTCGGCGCTCATCATCTTCGACGCGGTGGTCGGCAGCGATCTGTACCGCATGCGGCAGGCCCCCTCGGTGTTCAAGCACGTGCTCGACGTCATCGCCATCGCGTGCGAGGGCTTCAACAAGCATGTGCCGCTGGAGGAACGGAAGATCGACACGATGTCGATGTTCGCGTCGCACCGCCGTAAGCAGAACCTGCGGCGCCGGTTGCCGTTCCTCCAGTACCAGGATCACGGCCCGATGCCGCGCGCCTTCGACGTCCTGCCGCTCGGCGAACAGCTCGTCGCGCTGGTGGGCATCATCCGCAGCCAGATGCCCAAGCACAATCCCGACCACGAGAAGCTGCCGGCCCTCGCCGACGTGTGGTTCCGTCGATTCGACGAAGGCTACGACGTCTCGCACTGGTACACGGCGGAAACCGTGGGCGGGAGGAACAACTGA
- a CDS encoding Mur ligase family protein: MGTSTGITARGRLALRAARAAAWASQKAGRGKGSMIGGLVALKIDPALMKQIGHGRQTVLVTGTNGKSTTTRMTAAALETIDSVVTQADGANMDAGIVAALATDLRAPLAAIEVDELHTPHVADALEPRAIVLLNLTRDQLDRVGEINMIERKLREGLKRHPDAVIVANCDDVLVTSAAYDNPNVVWVAAGAGWANDSVSCPRTGEPIAREGDHWYSTGSDFARPTPDWWVDDENLYGPDGLVLPLKLTLPGRANRGNAAQAVAAAVALGADPAKAVAAASVVEEVAGRYKTVQVGPHSVHMLLAKNPAGWQEALSMIDPTVDGLVIAVNGQVPDGEDLSWLWDVRFEHFEGVQVVAAGERGTDLAVRLTYAGVEHTLVPDPLKAIASCPPGRVEVLANYTAFRDLNTAIARRAAHV, encoded by the coding sequence GTGGGAACCAGCACAGGAATCACCGCACGTGGACGGCTCGCATTGCGCGCAGCCCGAGCCGCCGCGTGGGCGTCCCAGAAGGCCGGACGCGGTAAGGGCTCGATGATCGGAGGGCTCGTCGCCCTGAAGATCGACCCGGCACTGATGAAGCAGATCGGCCACGGCCGGCAGACCGTGCTCGTCACCGGGACGAACGGCAAGTCCACAACGACCCGTATGACGGCCGCCGCGCTCGAGACGATCGATTCGGTCGTCACCCAGGCGGACGGCGCGAACATGGACGCCGGGATCGTCGCCGCGCTCGCCACCGATCTCCGGGCGCCGCTCGCCGCGATCGAGGTCGACGAACTCCACACCCCGCACGTCGCCGACGCCCTCGAGCCCCGCGCGATCGTGCTGCTCAACCTCACCCGCGACCAGCTCGACCGGGTCGGCGAGATCAACATGATCGAGCGGAAGCTGCGTGAGGGCCTGAAGCGGCATCCCGACGCCGTGATCGTCGCGAACTGCGACGACGTGCTCGTCACGTCCGCCGCCTACGACAACCCGAACGTCGTGTGGGTCGCCGCCGGCGCCGGCTGGGCCAACGACTCGGTGAGCTGCCCGCGCACGGGCGAGCCGATCGCCCGCGAAGGCGACCACTGGTACAGCACCGGCTCCGACTTCGCCCGGCCGACACCGGACTGGTGGGTCGACGACGAGAACCTGTACGGACCGGACGGCCTCGTCCTCCCGCTGAAGCTGACCCTCCCCGGTCGCGCCAACCGGGGCAACGCCGCCCAGGCGGTCGCGGCCGCCGTCGCCCTCGGTGCCGATCCGGCGAAGGCCGTCGCTGCCGCCTCGGTCGTCGAAGAGGTCGCCGGTCGCTACAAGACGGTGCAGGTCGGACCGCATTCGGTGCACATGCTGCTCGCGAAGAACCCCGCCGGCTGGCAGGAGGCCCTGTCGATGATCGACCCGACCGTCGACGGCCTGGTGATCGCCGTCAACGGTCAGGTGCCCGACGGTGAGGACCTGTCGTGGCTGTGGGACGTCCGCTTCGAACACTTCGAAGGCGTGCAGGTGGTGGCAGCCGGAGAACGCGGCACCGATCTCGCCGTCCGCCTGACCTACGCGGGTGTCGAGCACACGCTGGTGCCGGATCCGCTGAAGGCCATCGCCTCGTGCCCTCCCGGCCGCGTGGAGGTGCTCGCCAACTACACCGCGTTCCGCGATCTCAACACCGCCATCGCCAGGAGAGCTGCCCATGTCTGA